From the genome of Pelagicoccus sp. SDUM812003, one region includes:
- a CDS encoding thermonuclease family protein: MIPILIVVGFVILAMYFLLNKNSEEDEREGVVRDVLSKDALSVDFGDGRSVVVKLHGIGLASDSEMLDEKIYSFFDENVRGQRITVKPRVVQSAELMSAELYSMGGEYINAILVRHGFARWIVSEAPGDAALTEAQEKAKMEMLGVWNPAVRQLAEDKMKAESKEGMSDDEIANLSVDPSEEEEANKRNEA, from the coding sequence ATGATTCCCATACTGATTGTCGTAGGATTCGTGATCCTTGCGATGTACTTTCTCTTGAATAAGAATTCGGAGGAGGATGAGAGGGAGGGAGTGGTGAGAGACGTTTTGAGCAAGGATGCGTTGTCGGTGGATTTTGGCGACGGTCGCTCGGTGGTCGTTAAACTGCATGGCATAGGGCTGGCGAGCGACTCCGAGATGCTCGACGAAAAGATTTACTCGTTTTTCGATGAGAACGTCAGGGGCCAGCGCATCACCGTGAAGCCTCGTGTCGTGCAGTCTGCCGAGTTGATGAGCGCCGAGCTTTACAGCATGGGTGGCGAATACATCAACGCGATTCTGGTGCGTCATGGTTTCGCCCGTTGGATCGTTTCGGAAGCGCCCGGCGACGCAGCCCTGACCGAAGCCCAGGAGAAGGCGAAAATGGAAATGCTTGGGGTGTGGAATCCGGCGGTGCGCCAGTTGGCGGAAGACAAGATGAAAGCCGAATCCAAGGAAGGCATGAGCGACGATGAAATCGCCAACCTTTCCGTAGACCCCAGCGAAGAAGAGGAAGCGAACAAGCGTAACGAAGCTTGA